A region of Mugil cephalus isolate CIBA_MC_2020 chromosome 3, CIBA_Mcephalus_1.1, whole genome shotgun sequence DNA encodes the following proteins:
- the ca7 gene encoding carbonic anhydrase 7: MTGNHWGYGKTDGPSVWHENFPVAQGKRQSPIDIVPQEASHDHSLAPIVLNYDRCTSLNISNNGHSVVVEFDDSDDRSVIQGGPLDNPYRLKQFHFHWGGKGCNGSEHTVAGHAYASELHLVHWNAVKYKSFGEAATAPDGLAVLGIFLDTGDDHRWLHIITDALYMVKFKGSVTDFKGFNPKCLLPSSLHFWTYLGSLTTPPLHESVIWIVLKDPIVVSEKQLGKFRMLLFNGEEEDQRTHMENNFRPPQPLKGRKVRSSN; this comes from the exons ATGACGGGGAATCACTGGGGATATGGGAAGACGGACG GTCCTTCTGTGTGGCATGAAAACTTCCCTGTTGCTCAGGGAAAACGACAGTCCCCGATTGACATCGTCCCCCAAGAAGCTTCGCACGACCACAGTCTGGCTCCAATTGTCCTGAACTACGATCGCTGTACTTCACTCAACATCTCCAACAATGGACACTCTGTCGTTGTGGAGTTTGATGACTCGGATGATCGTTCAG TGATCCAGGGAGGCCCGCTCGACAACCCCTACAGACTGAAACAATTTCACTTCCACTGGGGTGGAAAGGGGTGCAATGGCTCTGAGCACACTGTTGCAGGACACGCCTACGCTTCCGAG CTTCATTTAGTTCACTGGAATGCCGTCAAGTACAAGAGTTTTGGGGAAGCGGCAACAGCTCCCGACGGCCTTGCAGTCCTCGGCATCTTTTTGGAT ACGGGGGATGACCACAGATGGCTCCATATAATAACAGACGCTCTTTACATGGTGAAATTTAAG GGCAGCGTCACAGATTTCAAAGGCTTCAACCCCAAGTGCCTCCTACCCAGCAGCCTCCACTTCTGGACCTACCTGGGCTCACTGACCACGCCCCCTCTTCACGAGAGCGTCATCTGGATCGTCCTGAAGGATCCAATTGTGGTGTCTGAAAAACAG cTGGGGAAGTTCAGAATGCTTCTGTTCAACGGAGAGGAAGAGGATCAGAGGACACACATGGAAAACAACTTCAGGCCTCCTCAGCCTCTCAAGGGCAGAAAAGTGCGTTCCTCCAATTAA